The following proteins are encoded in a genomic region of Huiozyma naganishii CBS 8797 chromosome 9, complete genome:
- the CDC50 gene encoding aminophospholipid translocase regulatory protein CDC50 (similar to Saccharomyces cerevisiae CDC50 (YCR094W) and YNR048W; ancestral locus Anc_6.374) translates to MINIFWKKKAPILEEETEPVSRKPPNTAFRQQRLKSWQPILLPQSVLPFLILIACIFTPIGIGLVASSNRIQDLSIDYSKCDQVATNEFTEIPKKYVRHHFEKKWKKSPQWRLNYDEENDNQVCQLKFEIPNRIKRHVYVYYRLKNFYQNHRNYVQSFDRKQLRGKPLDWEQLDTSCKPLRGTGDKAIYPCGLIANSMFNDTFAHRFESVDDNGTNYHLTNKGISWKIDRKRFRRTQYNASQIAPPPNWAKRFPNGYTDQDIPNIHRWEEFQVWMRTAPFPKFYKLALKNESSPLPAGNYTFDIGLNYPISYFGGSKTFVLTTLGILGTRNLSMSIMFLIVAGLCALFALIFLTGMTFRPRVLGDHSRINFDEDSNTNETQMDHDLIQDLSPLREIL, encoded by the coding sequence ATGatcaatattttttggaaaaagaaggCTCCAATACTGGAGGAAGAGACTGAGCCAGTGTCCCGAAAACCGCCTAACACTGCTTTCAGACAGCAAAGGTTAAAGTCATGGCAACCAATTTTGCTACCGCAAAGTGTTTTACCGTTCCTAATTCTGATTGCTTGCATCTTTACTCCTATAGGTATTGGTCTAGTTGCTTCGAGCAACCGTATTCAAGATTTGTCCATTGACTACAGTAAGTGTGATCAAGTGGCTACGAACGAATTCACAGAAATACCCAAAAAGTATGTTAGGCACCATTTTGAgaagaagtggaaaaaaTCCCCCCAATGGAGGCTAAATTACGACGAAGAGAACGACAATCAGGTATGTCAATTGAAATTTGAGATTCCAAACAGAATAAAAAGACATGTCTACGTCTACTATAGATTAAAGAACTTCTATCAAAATCACAGAAATTATGTTCAGTCCTTTGATAGGAAGCAACTGAGGGGTAAACCTTTGGATTGGGAGCAACTGGATACAAGTTGTAAGCCGTTGAGAGGGACTGGAGATAAAGCTATATATCCATGTGGGCTAATTGCAAATTCGATGTTCAATGACACATTCGCCCATCGATTTGAATCGGTTGACGACAATGGTACGAACTACCATTTAACAAATAAAGGAATATCGTGGAAAATAGATCGGAAGCGATTTAGGAGGACACAATATAATGCATCACAAATAGCGCCTCCCCCAAACTGGGCTAAAAGATTTCCAAATGGCTATACGGATCAAGACATTCCCAACATCCATAGATGGGAAGAGTTCCAGGTTTGGATGAGAACAGCTCCATTCCCTAAGTTCTATAAAttggctttgaagaacgagtCTTCTCCATTGCCGGCAGGTAACTACACTTTTGACATTGGGCTGAATTATCCAATCTCATATTTTGGTGGTAGTAAGACATTTGTACTGACAACCTTGGGTATACTCGGTACAAGGAATTTGTCAATGAGTATAATGTTTCTGATAGTGGCAGGATTATGTGCACTGTTTGCATTGATATTCCTTACTGGGATGACGTTCCGGCCAAGGGTTTTGGGTGACCACTCTCGTATCAACTTTGACGAGGATTCTAACACTAACGAAACTCAAATGGATCACGATTTGATCCAAGATTTGTCCCCACTAAGGGAAATTCTGTAA
- the OCA4 gene encoding Oca4p (similar to Saccharomyces cerevisiae YCR095C; ancestral locus Anc_6.377) translates to MLVPPANFGIAEEGIYRCSKVETLNLSFIETLSLKSVVYIGGQEPSKFFKEFFNRSSIEWSVIRIADISTAGAPINNDNNPGSNEAEDLHATQKEEKKSSTNITKSTSLAKYPNRNPDSVANEGNRASRNDDLINLNKMGDSTYSLNDRNDLMLIKSSCLKKTFRKLLDCQNYNILLIDKTALIIGILRKIQKWSISSIINEYRLYSGKNRSYFAETFLDLIDIAVEQDQEDIRQALAGKTVRINNTENLAVDPIAEERQRKLSNVIVVSEHDLSDPPQVPHRLLKMVEEAEKNERLNLTNGDLVSSISAGMQRSTSNLGIFGHRYRLAFNGKENGRYNYYKSPNTKADALTLQIPREANLPSWFTYQRDLWEKENVPNVHHFYKEHIFT, encoded by the coding sequence ATGCTTGTACCGCCAGCTAATTTTGGAATTGCCGAAGAAGGGATTTATCGTTGTTCCAAGGTGGAAACCTTGAACTTGTCATTTATAGAGACTCTTAGCCTGAAATCGGTAGTGTACATTGGCGGTCAAGAACCTTcaaagttcttcaaagagtttttcaataGATCGTCCATTGAATGGAGCGTCATAAGGATAGCAGACATATCAACTGCTGGAGCCCCCATAAATAATGATAATAACCCAGGATCGAATGAGGCAGAGGATTTGCACGCCACacagaaagaggaaaagaagagcagCACGAACATTACTAAGTCAACGTCACTTGCTAAGTACCCAAATAGAAATCCTGACTCGGTTGCGAATGAAGGTAACAGGGCTAGTAGGAACGACGATTTGATTAATTTGAATAAGATGGGGGACTCAACGTATAGCTTGAACGACAGAAATGACCTGATGCTTATTAAGAGCTCGTGTTTGAAAAAGACCTTTCGCAAGTTATTAGATTGCCAAAATTATAACATCTTATTGATAGACAAAACTGCCCTGATTATTGGCATTCTTCGAAAGATACAAAAATGGAGCATATCATCTATTATAAACGAGTACAGGCTATACTCCGGGAAAAATCGCTCTTACTTTGCAGAAACTTTTTTAGACCTTATTGATATAGCCGTggaacaagatcaagaagatattCGGCAAGCCCTAGCGGGGAAAACTGTGAGGATAAATAACACTGAAAACTTAGCAGTTGATCCGATAGCAGAGGAAAGGCAAAGGAAATTATCTAATGTAATCGTTGTATCAGAGCACGACCTATCCGACCCTCCCCAGGTACCTCATCGTTTGTTAAAAATGGTGGAGGAAGCAGAAAAGAATGAACGACTGAATTTGACAAATGGTGATCTTGTCAGTAGTATATCCGCAGGAATGCAAAGAAGTACCTCAAATCTGGGCATATTTGGTCACCGATATAGATTGGCTTTCAACGGGAAAGAAAATGGCCGGTATAACTACTACAAAAGCCCGAATACAAAGGCAGATGCATTAACTTTACAAATACCGCGAGAGGCAAATCTACCTTCGTGGTTCACATATCAGAGAGATTTGTGGGAAAAGGAGAACGTTCCTAATGTTCACCATTTTTATAAAGAGCACATTTTTACATAA